The following are encoded together in the Capsulimonas corticalis genome:
- a CDS encoding Rieske 2Fe-2S domain-containing protein, with the protein MEMNSDVTRRGFLKTLTMAGAAVAVLPLLSPSARAAGGFEKVGSVGDFTVGDFKKVTLSDGGSIYVTKQSDGKFLALSSRCTHKGCEVLWSPGGHQFKCPCHGGRFDAAGKNAGGPPQTPLPELTTKVEGGSVLVQP; encoded by the coding sequence ATGGAAATGAATAGTGACGTGACGCGTCGCGGCTTTTTGAAGACTCTGACAATGGCCGGCGCGGCGGTTGCCGTGCTTCCGCTGCTGTCCCCCTCGGCCCGCGCCGCCGGCGGCTTCGAGAAGGTTGGCTCGGTCGGCGACTTCACCGTTGGCGATTTCAAGAAGGTGACGCTGTCGGATGGCGGCAGCATCTACGTCACCAAGCAAAGCGATGGCAAGTTCCTGGCGCTTTCCTCGCGCTGCACGCACAAGGGCTGTGAAGTGCTCTGGTCGCCCGGCGGTCATCAGTTCAAGTGTCCATGCCACGGCGGCCGGTTCGACGCCGCCGGCAAGAACGCGGGCGGCCCGCCGCAGACTCCGCTGCCTGAGCTCACGACCAAAGTCGAGGGCGGTTCGGTGCTGGTGCAGCCGTAA